In Vigna radiata var. radiata cultivar VC1973A chromosome 3, Vradiata_ver6, whole genome shotgun sequence, the following proteins share a genomic window:
- the LOC106757485 gene encoding uncharacterized protein LOC106757485, with protein MASRKGFLSKVSSMFASSSSDLEGKAVEGEMELDEAEVWNWNLSNSNNSVTESKKWSRSGKKGFKKVEGGGRVNPVASSSMPVNIPDWSKILKENCEEHENRDCVSGDDDDDDDDGERVPPHEYLARNRGASLSVHEGKGRTLKGRDLRSVRNAIWKKIGFED; from the coding sequence ATGGCATCAAGGAAAGGCTTCCTTTCGAAGGTGAGTTCCATGTTTGCATCATCGAGCAGCGATTTGGAGGGAAAAGCTGTAGAAGGTGAGATGGAATTGGATGAAGCTGAGGTGTGGAACTGGAACTTATCCAACAGCAATAACAGTGTGACAGAGTCGAAGAAGTGGTCACGATCTGGTAAGAAAGGGTTTAAAAAGGTGGAGGGTGGTGGCAGAGTCAACCCTGTTGCATCATCCTCAATGCCGGTGAATATTCCAGATTGGTCCAAGATTTTGAAGGAGAACTGTGAGGAGCACGAGAACAGAGATTGTGTGagtggtgatgatgatgatgatgatgatgatggcgAACGAGTACCCCCTCATGAGTATCTTGCTAGGAACAGAGGAGCTTCTCTCTCTGTGCATGAAGGAAAAGGGAGGACCCTCAAAGGTAGGGACTTGCGCAGTGTTAGAAATGCCATCTGgaagaaaattggttttgaaGATTGA
- the LOC106757904 gene encoding diaminopimelate decarboxylase 1, chloroplastic, with protein MAGSHLLSHSHSLPKTYNHSFNQNPLSQKLLLPLKFKATLRPRALRAVLSQKAAQTAVEDSKKAPFQHCFTKSEDGYLYCEGLKVHDIMESVERRPFYLYSKPQITRNVEAYRNALEGLNSIIGYAIKANNNLKILEHLRHLGCGAVLVSGNELRLALRAGFDPTRCIFNGNGKILEDLVLAAQAGVFVNIDSEFDLENIVEAAKRAGKKVNVLLRINPDVDPQVHPYVATGNKNSKFGIRNEKLQWFLDAVKEHSNELKLVGAHCHLGSTITKVDIFRDAATIMINYIDQIRAQGFEVDYLNIGGGLGIDYYHSGAILPSPRDLIDTVRDLVISRGLNLIIEPGRSLIANTCCLVNRVTGVKTNGSKNFIVIDGSMAELIRPSLYDAYQHIELVSPAPSNAEKATFDVVGPVCESADFLGKERELPTPAKGTGLVVHDAGAYCMSMASTYNLKMRPPEYWVEDDGSVSKIRHGETFEDHIRFFEGL; from the exons ATGGCAGGCTCACACCTtctttctcactctcattcCCTTCCCAAAACCTATAACCACTCCTTTAACCAAAACCCTTTATCTCAAAAGCTACTTCTACCCCTCAAATTCAAGGCCACCCTCAGACCGCGTGCTCTTAGAGCTGTTCTCTCCCAGAAAGCTGCTCAAACCGCGGTAGAGGACTCAAAGAAGGCTCCTTTTCAGCACTGTTTCACCAAATCCGAAGATGGGTATCTGTACTGTGAGGGCCTCAAGGTACATGACATCATGGAATCTGTTGAGAGAAGGCCTTTCTATCTTTACAGCAAGCCCCAGATAACCAGGAATGTTGAAGCCTATAGGAATGCATTGGAAGGGTTGAACTCTATAATTGGGTATGCCATTAAGGCCAACAATAACTTGAAGATTCTGGAACATTTGAGGCACTTGGGCTGTGGAGCTGTGCTTGTTAGTGGGAATGAGCTTAGATTGGCTCTTCGTGCTGGCTTTGATCCCACAAG GTGTATCTTTAATGGGAATGGTAAAATCTTGGAGGACTTGGTCTTGGCTGCCCAGGCAGGTGTGTTTGTCAACATTGATAGTGAGTTTGACTTGGAGAACATTGTAGAGGCTGCAAAAAGGGCTGGAAAGAAGGTCAATGTTTTACTTCGGATTAATCCTGATGTAGATCCACAG GTCCATCCTTATGTTGCTACTGGGAATAAGAACTCTAAATTTGGCATTAGAAATGAGAAGTTGCAATGGTTCTTAGATGCAGTGAAGGAGCATTCTAATGAGCTCAAACTTGTAGGGGCCCACTGCCATCTCGGTTCAACAATCACCAAG GTAGACATTTTCAGGGATGCTGCCACCATTATGATCAACTATATTGATCAAATCCGAGCTCAGGGTTTTGAAgttgattatttaaatattggaGGAGGACTTGGGATAGATTATTATCATTCTGGTGCCATCCTTCCTTCACCTAGAGATCTCATTGACACT GTACGAGATCTTGTTATTTCCCGAGGTCTTAATCTCATCATTGAACCAGGGAGATCACTCATTGCTAACACATGTTGCTTAGTTAACCGGGTGACAGGGGTTAAAACTAATGGATCTAAAAACTTCATTGTAATTGATGGAAGTATGGCAGAACTTATCCGCCCTAGTCTCTATGATGCTTACCAG CATATAGAGTTGGTTTCCCCTGCCCCATCAAATGCTGAGAAAGCAACCTTTGACGTGGTTGGCCCAGTCTGCGAGTCTGCAGATTTCttaggaaaagaaagagaacttCCTACTCCTGCCAag GGTACTGGTTTGGTCGTTCATGATGCTGGCGCTTATTGCATGAGCATGGCATCAACATACAATCTAAAGATGCGGCCTCCTGAGTATTGG GTTGAAGATGATGGATCAGTGAGCAAAATAAGACATGGAGAGACTTTTGAAGACCACATTCGGTTTTTTGAGGGCCTTTGA
- the LOC106756714 gene encoding cytokinin riboside 5'-monophosphate phosphoribohydrolase LOG3, protein METRCEITHSKFNRICVFCGSSPGKKSSYQDAAIELGNELVSRNIDLVYGGGSIGLMGLVSQAVHDGGRHVIGVIPKTLMPRELTGETVGEVKAVADMHQRKAEMAKHSDAFIALPGGYGTLEELLEVITWAQLGIHDKPVGLVNVDGYFNSLLSFIDKAVEEGFISPNARHIIVSAPTAKELVKKLEDYVPCHEGVASKLSWQIEQQLAYPQDYDMSR, encoded by the exons ATGGAGACACGTTGTGAGATAACGCATTCAAAGTTCAACAGGATTTGTGTGTTCTGTGGAAGTAGCCCCGGCAAGAAGAGTAGCTATCAAGATGCTGCCATTGAGCTCGGCAATGAACTG GTCTCAAGGAACATCGATCTGGTGTATGGAGGGGGAAGCATTGGTCTAATGGGTTTAGTTTCTCAAGCTGTTCATGATGGCGGTCGCCATGTCATTGG AGTTATTCCCAAGACGCTCATGCCTCGAGAG CTAACTGGTGAAACGGTGGGAGAAGTAAAAGCTGTTGCTGATATGCACCAAAGGAAGGCAGAGATGGCCAAACATTCAGATGCCTTTATTGCCTTACCAG GTGGATATGGGACTCTAGAGGAGCTTCTTGAAGTCATAACCTGGGCACAACTTGGGATTCATGACAAGCCG GTGGGATTAGTAAATGTCGATGGATACTTTAATTCCTTGCTGTCATTTATTGACAAAGCCGTGGAAGAGGGATTTATCAGTCCAAATGCTCGTCACATAATTGTATCAGCACCAACAGCAAAGGAGTTGGTGAAGAAATTGGAG GATTACGTTCCCTGTCATGAGGGTGTTGCTTCCAAGTTGAGCTGGCAGATAGAACAGCAGCTTGCATACCCTCAAGATTATGACATGTCAAGGTAG